AAGTAGGGAGTGAATATCTTGTGTAATTTCAACAAAACGCACCGGCTGCTCAAATATGATGACCGGGAAGTGATGCCGTTCCGCCAGCTCCAGTATTTCAGAGGGGATCTCATGGATGCTCGTGCCCAGCTCCACACACAATCCTGCGGCTTCCGAGCAGATCAGCTGCTCCATATACTCGGCGCGCTCTCCCCCCTTCCGGATTAACCACAGGCCGGTCGTCAAGATCAGGTCATGACGGCTCACAAAGGGGGATACATTGGTGATTTCTAGCACATGAACCCAACCCACACGGCGATTTACGCCCTGTTCCCCCGCTGCCAGCTTCGCCCGCCGGAAAACAGGACGTTCCAGCACATCCGCAATGGTAAATGTTTTTTTACCTTTCATCGGCATTCTCCCTATGTGTATGTCTTTATGTCATTTTATATGACATATATTCATCAAAAAGTCGAGCCTTCAAGTCAGATAATCCGACAAAATGTATGATGCGAAGGAGTCGCACCCCTTGTAAACTGTACCTAATCTAACATGAATTGCATTTATCGGCTTGAGTCCATGTAACTAATCAGCAGGCTGCATACAAATGATAGTGCAATTTTCTAAGCTCGTTTGGTCGCATCCAACAGTAAACCATAGCAGGGGTAGCTGCCCTAAAACACGTTCAACAAACATTGATTCTGCAGCGTAGCTGCCCTAGAGAACATGATCAACAAACATTGATTCTGCAGCGTAGCTGCCCTAGTGAACATGATCAACAAACATTGATTCTGCAGCGTAGCTGCCCTAGTGAACATGATCAACAAACATTGATTCTGCAGCGTAGCTGCCCTAGAGAACATGATCAACAAACATTGATTCTGCAGCGTAGCTGCCCTAAAAACAATCATTTGCCGTTGGATAACAATTATTTTTAGGAGAGGTGAAACGAATGAAAATTGGGATTCCAAAAGAGATTAAAAACAATGAAAATCGTGTCGCTCTGACACCTGCGGGTGCTGCTCAAATGATTCAACACGGACATCAAGTGTTTGTAGAAAGCCATGCAGGGGTTGAAAGTGGCTATACAGACGGAGATTATGCCACTGCGGGTGCGATCCTTGTTCAGCAAGCGGCAGATGTGTGGTCCCAGGCGGATATGATTATCAAAGTAAAAGAGCCTCTCCCCTCTGAATACGGGTATTTTCGACCAGGTTTGATTTTGTTCACCTATCTGCATCTGGCTGCCGAGCCCGCACTGGCCCGGGCTTTAACAGACAACGGCGTGGCCGCCATTTCCTATGAAACGCTAAATGTGGAAGGAAGCCTACCGTTGCTTACCCCCATGAGCGAGGTTGCAGGCCGAATGGCTGTACAAATCGGAGCACAGCTGTTGGAAAAACCAAAAGGCGGTAAAGGCATCCTACTGGCAGGTGTGCCAGGGGTCAAACGCGGTAAAGTAACTATTATTGGCGGAGGGGTGGTCGGCACCAATGCTGCCAAGGTCGCTATCGGTCTCGGCGCAGATGTTACACTGATCGATCTAAGCCTGCAAAGATTGCGCCAACTGGACGATATTTTTGGCAATCAGCTCCATACATTGGTGTCCACCCCTTCCAACATTGCTGAAGCCGTGGCGCAAAGTGATTTGCTGATCGGTGCTGTCCTGATCACTGGTGCCAAAGCACCGCGGCTCGTAACAGAAGCCATGGTGCAGACGAT
This window of the Paenibacillus polymyxa genome carries:
- the ald gene encoding alanine dehydrogenase, producing the protein MKIGIPKEIKNNENRVALTPAGAAQMIQHGHQVFVESHAGVESGYTDGDYATAGAILVQQAADVWSQADMIIKVKEPLPSEYGYFRPGLILFTYLHLAAEPALARALTDNGVAAISYETLNVEGSLPLLTPMSEVAGRMAVQIGAQLLEKPKGGKGILLAGVPGVKRGKVTIIGGGVVGTNAAKVAIGLGADVTLIDLSLQRLRQLDDIFGNQLHTLVSTPSNIAEAVAQSDLLIGAVLITGAKAPRLVTEAMVQTMQPGSVIVDVAIDQGGIVETIDHITTHDQPTYVKHGVIHYAVANMPGAVPQTSTLALTNATLPFALQLADLGVLEALRRSKPLLSGTNVLNGHITYEAVARDLGYPYVPVEQAWQTKTLQ